In the Puniceicoccus vermicola genome, TACCGGATTTTGAATCGCAGAGCCGTCTGAATTGAGACCTCAGCATTCCCCTCGGTAAGCACGAGCGCCATCCGTTCCCGGTCTTTGAGCACCTCGTCCGTTTCTTTCGAGCTGGCGAGCAATTTCTCGTAGACATCGAAATCGACGCCCAGAGCCCGGTAGCCTGCTTGAGCCTCAGGATTTCCGTTCTTGGCCTGGGCATACCCCGCATACAGATATTGGCCCGGATCTTCAACCAGGCCCATCCGGACGGAATTCAGGTCGATATAAGCCGTGACGACCTGCAACGGCCAAGATTTCCCTTCGACTAGGACACTGGTGAATCGATCTCCCCAGACCGGCCCATATCGGTCGTATTTCTGATTGAACCAGCTCGTAAACCGCTGCTTCACCGATTTCATGAAATAAGACGGATCGCCCATACGACGGGAAAGATGGGCCCGGATGGCCTGACCCTCTGATTGATTCTCCTCCAGGAGCTCAGCCAGCTCCTCGACCGTGTATGGCAATGCATTCGTCGGCTC is a window encoding:
- a CDS encoding transposase — its product is MRRLRNRTRGQTSYYHLISRTVDGEKLLGDPEKEFFLELITQVADFSGIQVIAYSVMSDHSHVLVEVPPIEGEYSDSEIVARYQKLYPEPTNALPYTVEELAELLEENQSEGQAIRAHLSRRMGDPSYFMKSVKQRFTSWFNQKYDRYGPVWGDRFTSVLVEGKSWPLQVVTAYIDLNSVRMGLVEDPGQYLYAGYAQAKNGNPEAQAGYRALGVDFDVYEKLLASSKETDEVLKDRERMALVLTEGNAEVSIQTALRFKIRYFNEGKVLGSPDFVENHAKAFARNPKRERKAHPMHGADWKGLTVGTGLRMNLFS